One window of Oncorhynchus masou masou isolate Uvic2021 chromosome 28, UVic_Omas_1.1, whole genome shotgun sequence genomic DNA carries:
- the LOC135518035 gene encoding chloride intracellular channel protein 4-like, giving the protein MSSKSQSSSVRGGLLVSATTQASPSGSRTTFPVHLRWPGSSASCSALIDSGAEGCFMDETWAREHDIPLSPTVLEMTSSTFSAYIKNPNPGLNDMLEKKLLKSLMKFDQYLLTPHLHELDQNPDVPQSSRHYLDGNSLSLADCNLLPKLNIVKVVCSDFEIPVALTGLTRYLTKAYQQDEFRYTCPKDSKILLAYHSVPKYLNK; this is encoded by the exons atgtccagtaaaagccagagctcatcagtaagaggagggctactggtgagcgcaactactcaggcctctccttctggatcacgcactacctttccggtccatctccgctggcccggttcatctgcttcctgcagtgccttgatagactctggggcggagggctgttttatggacgagacctgggctcgggaacatgacattcctctcagtcCAACGGTGCTGGAGATGACATCTTCCACGTTCTCTGCATACATCAAGAACCCTAACCCTGGACTCAACGATA TGCTTGAGAAGAAACTCCTGAAGAGCCTGATGAAGTTTGATCAGTACCTGCTGACGCCACACCTACACGAGCTGGACCAAAACCCAGACGTCCCCCAGTCATCACGGCACTATCTGGACGGGAACTCCCTCAGTCTGGCTGACTGCAACCTGCTGCCCAAGCTCAATATAGTCAAG GTGGTGTGTAGTGACTTTGAGATCCCTGTGGCTCTGACCGGTCTGACCCGCTACCTGACCAAGGCCTACCAGCAGGACGAGTTCCGCTATACCTGCCCCAAGGATTCCAAGATCCTGCTGGCCTACCACTCGGTACCCAAATACCTCAACAAGTAG